GTGTTCCGGGTCAAGATTGATTATGATCGGTGTATGACTGAATTAGACAAAGGAGCCTGTACATCTTGAGATATTATGTTCTGGACCGCGGAGATGAATTGTCCATCCAACTAGCGGAGCAATTTCACAAGCTGGCGGCAGACCGGAATCTGGAGCTGGATGCCAAGTCACCGGAAATCGTAATTTCGATTGGCGGCGACGGCACGATGCTGCACGCTTTTCATACGTTTATCGATCAGATCCCGAACCTCGCATTTGTTGGCGTCCATACCGGCCATTTAGGCTTCTATGCGGACTGGCAGGCCGAAGAGCTGCCGTCCCTGATTGATTACATGTGCGGAGAGGTAGGGCCGCATAAACCGCGTATCGTACAGTACCCGCTGCTCGAACTGGAGATACATAAGAAATCCGGCTCCAGCAAGCACATTGCCCTGAATGAATTCACCCTTAAGGGGGTGGACGGGACGGTTGTGATCCAGGTGGATATTAATGATGTGACCTTCGAGATGTTCCGCGGGGACGGCCTCTGTGTATCCACACCTTCCGGCAGTACCGCCTATAACAAAAGTCTGGGAGGCGCTATGGTGCACCCCTCGATCGAGGCGCTGCAGATTGCTGAAATTGCCTCCATTAATAACCGGGTATTCCGGACCATGGGCTCGCCGCTGCTGCTGCCGGGGCATCATCACTGCGATATCTTCTCGCGCAAGGAGCAGCGCCTGCTGCTGACTATTGACCATAATAATATCCCGGTGGATGATCTGATTTCGGTACGCGCTCAGGTAGCGGACAAAAAAATCAGCTTCGCCCGCTACCGCCCCTTCCCCTTCTGGAACCGTGTCCGGGAGGCCTTCTTGGTCTAGCCTGATCCCTGTTGCTCATGCACAAGCGGGAACGGTATTGCGCCCTTTACAAAGGACGGTCCGTTTCCCGCGGGATATCCATAATAAAAGCCGGAGATGCGCCTGCTCTCCGGCTTTTATTATGCCTATTTCCATGAACCGTGCTCTGCTCTGCAGCAACCCGCAGAATACGTAGACAGACGGAAATTTCAAATGGTATAATGGATCTATTTTACATAGTTTTCTATTTGAAGGAGCGAATCTATTGAAGAAATTAGTATCCCTGCTAGGCATCAGTCTGCTGGCCCTTGTGCTGGCGGTTCCCGCTTTTGCCGCAGACAAACCCATTAAAGTGTATATTAACGACAGCAATCTTGCCTTCACAGCCGGCACTCCTTATCTGAAGGATAATACGGTGCTTGTGCCTTTCCGCGTTGTTTTTGAGAAGCTTGGGCTGCGGGTGCTGTGGGACTCCAAGACGGGTACGGTGACTGGCACCGGAACAGGCCTGGATATTAGCCTTAAGGTAGGCAGTAAGCGGGCCAGTGTCAACGGAACCGTCAAGCAGCTTACTGTCGCTCCTGTCTCTAACGCCGGGACCACTTACATCCCCTTGCGCTTCATCGCAGAAGCTACCGGGGGCACAGCGGTCTGGGATTCGGCCAGCCGCAGCGTGAAGATTACCGCATCGCCCTCCTCCGCCTCCAGTGAGCAGGAGATCAAGGCTATCATTCAACTAGCTAACCAATATTATAATGAAGAGAAGGCCATCAGCTTCTATTCGCTCGTTGATGCAGAGTCGGATAATACGGAAGCTGTAAGCAATATGAATTCCCAGTTCGAGCTATATGACATCAAGAACACGATCGAGAGTCTTAAAGTCCTCAGTGTTACGGGCAATGAAGCTACAGCCTATACTGTCGAAAAAGCAGTACGAACCGGCGGTTATTATACACCGGATGAGCAGTACGAATATTTATATACGCTGATTCGTCAAGACGGCGCCTGGAAGATCTCCGAAATGGAGCTGCAGGAATCCTCCGTGCTGCTGACACGTGAACAAGGCATGAAACCGGCTGTGCTGCCTCAGGGCGATCAGACCGCGATTAAGGATACGCTCAGCAAATACTATCAGGGTATGAATGACCGCAATGCTGACGCAGTCCTTGCCTCTATGACCTCGTACGGTGCGGAAGTGGATGACTCTTACAAAGAGGAGCTGCGTGATCATTTCAAAACCTACGATCTTAGCTATGCGGTGTCTTCCTCAAATGTCTTCTATTATGCTGCCGATGAAGCCGCAGTCTATACGGATGTGGTCATTACCGACGGTGAATCGAAGGAGACCTATACCCAGTCTCTGATCCTCCTGCTCTCCAAGTCGGAGAGCGGTACCTGGACGATCGACAACACTTATCATATAGAATTCACCGTGAAATCCTAAATTCAAAAATTCATCAAAAGGATGTATGAACTCATGAAATCAGCCAAAATCGTTACCGCACTCTTAAGCGGCTGTCTGGCGCTATCCATCGCCTGGGCTCCTGCTGCCTCAGCGGCTGACGCTGCCACCACCACCGACGCCGCGCAAGCCTCGAAGACGGAGATCATCAATGAAATCATG
This genomic interval from Paenibacillus sp. FSL H8-0332 contains the following:
- a CDS encoding copper amine oxidase N-terminal domain-containing protein; translation: MKKLVSLLGISLLALVLAVPAFAADKPIKVYINDSNLAFTAGTPYLKDNTVLVPFRVVFEKLGLRVLWDSKTGTVTGTGTGLDISLKVGSKRASVNGTVKQLTVAPVSNAGTTYIPLRFIAEATGGTAVWDSASRSVKITASPSSASSEQEIKAIIQLANQYYNEEKAISFYSLVDAESDNTEAVSNMNSQFELYDIKNTIESLKVLSVTGNEATAYTVEKAVRTGGYYTPDEQYEYLYTLIRQDGAWKISEMELQESSVLLTREQGMKPAVLPQGDQTAIKDTLSKYYQGMNDRNADAVLASMTSYGAEVDDSYKEELRDHFKTYDLSYAVSSSNVFYYAADEAAVYTDVVITDGESKETYTQSLILLLSKSESGTWTIDNTYHIEFTVKS
- a CDS encoding NAD kinase, which produces MRYYVLDRGDELSIQLAEQFHKLAADRNLELDAKSPEIVISIGGDGTMLHAFHTFIDQIPNLAFVGVHTGHLGFYADWQAEELPSLIDYMCGEVGPHKPRIVQYPLLELEIHKKSGSSKHIALNEFTLKGVDGTVVIQVDINDVTFEMFRGDGLCVSTPSGSTAYNKSLGGAMVHPSIEALQIAEIASINNRVFRTMGSPLLLPGHHHCDIFSRKEQRLLLTIDHNNIPVDDLISVRAQVADKKISFARYRPFPFWNRVREAFLV